One window from the genome of Anopheles coluzzii chromosome X, AcolN3, whole genome shotgun sequence encodes:
- the LOC120960934 gene encoding protein NATD1-like: protein MSCLLAARTIASRLSTNRRYGTAALAAAAVRNDPKREKFVIALGESDEAYLKYSENRTSNTISLEHTFVPDAGKGKGLGKQLAEAAFQYAIEKQLKVKLECDFTVKYFKDNESKYKAYVTE, encoded by the exons ATGTCGTGCCTACTGGCCGCCAGAACGATTGCATCTCGCCTCAGTACGAACCGCCGGTACGGTACGGCGGCActagcagcggcagcggtgcGCAATGATCCCAAGCGCGAGAAATTCGTCATCGCTCTGGGAGAGAGTGACGAGGCGTACCTGAAATATTCGGAAAACCGCACCAGCAACACCATCAGCCTGGAGCACACCTTTGTGCCCGATGCCGGCAAGGGCAAAGGGTTGGGCAAACAGCTCGCCGAG GCGGCCTTCCAATATGCGATCGAAAAACAGCTGAAGGTGAAGCTGGAGTGTGACTTTACGGTGAAGTATTTCAAAGACAACGAGTCAAAGTACAAAGCTTACGTAACGGAATGA
- the LOC120948628 gene encoding proton-associated sugar transporter A encodes MDKLHDYQGVAGRWHELRSNVSQWRSEWRERHPGGVRQYLKDTILQAGPSHTSDPIGTDTEHGVRTGWNEGAVDFSHIYRRKTRLELIRISAAVMGIEFSYAAETAFVSPTLLKIGVEHQHMTLVWCLSPLVGFFLTPVLGSLSDRCRSKFGRRRPFIMLLSLGVLLGLLLVPNGEDVGYAMGDFNPYAVNVTAGGNSTSDSTPASLVWQEPVDTSTVDPVVSTVIPPTVPEHRPRHPWGIFFTILGTVLLDFDADACQSPARAFLLDVTVPEDHARGLSTFTIMAGLGGFMGYSLGGIDWDSTSLGIVLGGHVRAVFSLITVIFIVCVLCTVTSFSEIPLWILEEELERQDPPVEGRSNRLASEEPATYGATRHDRRSQPEASPASASYDELPGENFTETSFSGPPASKSPANGDANVGSSVRRSVDENGRETPCEEGDKPTVTLSMYLLSIVYMPHSLRMVCLTNLFCWMAHVCYSLYFTDFVGEAVFDGDPKALDGTEKYLLYEAGVRFGCWGMAMYSLSCACYSLIIERLIKRFRAKSVYVGGLLFYCLGMSLMALSKHRVGVIVFSWTAGVMYSTLFTMPYLLVAHYHSEGVFEVNECGIAKQSTGAIRGLGTDVAIVSSMVFLAQFVLSICMGSIVAWTGTTTAVVTIAAMLSFCGALSATQIMYLNL; translated from the exons ATGGACAAACTGCACGACTATCAAGGAGTGGCGGGGCGATGGCACGAGCTCCGTTCGAACGTGAGCCAATGGCGCAGCGAGTGGCGCGAGAGACACCCGGGCGGTGTGCGGCAGTACCTGAAGGACACGATACTGCAGGCCGGACCGTCGCACACATCCGACCCGATAGGCACGGATACCGAGCACGGTGTGCGGACGGGCTGGAACGAAGGTGCGGTTGATTTCTCGCACATCTATCG TCGCAAGACACGCCTGGAGCTGATCCGCATCTCGGCCGCCGTGATGGGGATCGAGTTTTCCTACGCCGCCGAGACGGCGTTCGTTTCGCCGACCCTGCTGAAGATTGGCGTTGAGCATCAGCACATGACGCTGGTGTGGTGTCTGTCGCCGCTGGTCGGCTTTTTCCTAACGCCCGTGCTCGGTTCGCTCAGCGACCGGTGTCGCAGCAAGTTCGGCCGCCGAAGACCGTTCATCATGCTGCTGTCATTGGGCGTACTGCTCGGGCTGCTGCTCGTCCCGAACGGCGAGGACGTTGGGTACGCGATGGGCGACTTTAACCCGTACGCGGTCAACGTAACGGCTGGTGGCAACAGCACCAGCGACAGTACGCCAGCGAGCCTGGTGTGGCAGGAACCGGTGGACACGAGCACGGTGGATCCCGTAGTGTCGACCGTTATCCCACCGACCGTTCCCGAGCATCGGCCCCGCCATCCGTGGGGCATCTTTTTCACCATCCTCGGCACGGTGCTGCTCGACTTTGACGCGGACGCCTGCCAAAGCCCGGCCCGGGCGTTCCTGCTGGACGTGACCGTGCCGGAGGACCACGCCCGGGGCCTATCCACCTTCACCATCATGGCCGGGCTGGGCGGGTTCATGGGCTACTCGCTCGGTGGCATCGACTGGGACAGCACCTCGCTCGGCATCGTGCTCGGCGGGCACGTCCGGGCCGTCTTTTCGCTCATCACCGTCATCTTTATCGTGTGCGTCCTCTGCACCGTGACGAGCTTCAGCGAGATCCCGCTCTGGATACTGGAGGAAGAGCTGGAACGGCAGGACCCGCCGGTGGAGGGGCGCTCGAACCGACTCGCCAGCGAGGAACCGGCCACGTACGGTGCCACGCGGCACGACCGCCGGTCCCAGCCGGAGGCATCGCCGGCCAGCGCCAGCTACGACGAACTGCCGGGCGAAAACTTCACCGAGACAAGCTTTAGCGGTCCGCCCGCGTCCAAATCGCCCGCCAATGGGGACGCCAATGTGGGCAGCAGTGTCAGGCGCAGCGTGGATGAGAATGGGCGCGAGACGCCCTGCGAGGAAGGCGACAAGCCAACCGTTACGCTCAGCATGTATCTGCTGTCGATCGTCTATATGCCGCACTCGCTGCGGATGGTCTGCCTGACGAACCTGTTCTGCTGGATGGCACACGTCTGCTATTCGCTCTACTTTACCGATTTTGTCGGCGAGGCTGTGTTCGATGGGGACCCAAAG GCACTCGACGGTACCGAAAAGTATTTGCTGTACGAAGCGGGCGTCCGGTTCGGCTGCTGGGGCATGGCCATGTACTCGCTGTCCTGCGCCTGCTACTCCCTGATCATCGAACGGCTCATCAAGCGCTTCCGGGCTAAGAGTGTCTACGTCGGCGGGCTGCTCTTCTACTGCCTGGGGATGTCGCTGATGGCCCTGTCGAAGCACCGTGTCGGGGTGATCGTGTTTAGCTGGACTGCGGGCGTTATGTATTCCACCCTCTTCACCATGCCGTATCTGCTTGTCGCACACTACCATTCGGAAGGTGTG TTCGAAGTAAATGAATGTGGCATTGCAAAGCAGAGCACGGGTGCGATCCGTGGACTCGGCACGGACGTGGCCATCGTCAGCAGCATGGTGTTTTTGGCCCAGTTTGTGCTGTCCATCTGTATGGGATCGATCGTGGCCTGGACCGGCACAACGACGGCCGTCGTTACGATCGCTGCCATGTTAAGCTTCTGCGGTGCCCTTTCCGCCACCCAAATTATGTATCTGAATTTGTGA
- the LOC120948621 gene encoding tetratricopeptide repeat protein 21B-like produces MDEHDYRSVIIYHARNRYYYTMQRSALEAMAKYTNEVSFRFLNGLALILDGFRLQEGIRELNQLRSEPDLGMAVTLCLMYTHKRCHVVDKEELISLDGQLKEERKRLTAQSAYYAALFLHLSGKTEKAKEYADKALRLAPNHADMLSLKGWCELQLGRTTNQTLELFGRALELGGKQLDAYLGQVRFYQLNNDFDAATAVLNQVAVGFPTIIIPLVEKMKTHLANWHWEHTAELANRILVEKPASLEALTVKIMVLIVKEGNCGAGASALQYLASSVEKIEPGNGELFLQLGQLYSVVCGRDAGVLAETFKLVERAVKLKGSNADYLTELGYQAILQRRYREAVAHFKTATKVNDSSIRTLCGLTLCQLLESGVSDQVKQQLEFLAEIQGRTPNPLLLYMTAKLHADSDPAKATELLLAASEAHFKNLKAVPYGPEYLRLFNPDFLLQLVHELLAHSPVKGILSVDTQHATPGELQQHPVLLQAANLLESVVKACPGLVEAVYLLAVVQRLGGEVALATATLNRILQELDPGYSHAHLLLAEVHIEQKQYQRAAQSLEICLSHSFKVRENPMYHLLYGMIQKHQQQYEDALKSFTAAMGLCGISATVGAGGTPLNASTTAKAAAGPDGQQLNIADRLTLYLEVIETQQKLNQHTEALKLLELVSAEFGGTSEEGRLVLAMADFYLQQGNQTKAIELLKRMQPNQPYYVQAKTKMAYIYLHQRKDRLAFSQCFRELVANCPSASSYLMLGDAYMSIQEPDDAIKAYREAIRQSPHDALLASKLGRAYVRTHQYQKAIAYYQEAILHPENYPLKLDLAELYLKLKQYQNAEQTLADELNSRVSDSDELSALQVRTKQYLLLARIREKAGQLNASLQTLKEARENQLKVQHRLLLDQTAAGLPGEQHKMLARICVLMAEQSQAIRDNEQMIQHYREALKYTPNDTGVLAALARIYMQLNRMDECQATCVQIVQLDPNNEVALVMMADLSFRRMDFENAAYHFSQLLLYQPTYWTALARLIEVLRRSGTLVEAATFLQRAEEEATRSDGEAGLSYCKGLCEWYRGNPNSALRLFNYCRRNEEWGQQAIYNMIEICLNPDGDLPTEGSVIDIGADDLEIKDSRAMALRTAERLLNELKPRPGVLDNEALNHRLLENFLLVASRHKHNVEQALQNFTAIASQDEYIGAIYGMAVTHVILKQGQRAKNQLKRVAKNAWTFEEAEYLEKCWLLLADLYNQAGKYELATDLLKRVLQHNKSCMKAYELCGIAFEKEQNYRAAALYYDSAWRYCGKSKPNVGYKLAFNYMKNKRYADAIDICQQVLKLHPEYPSIRKDILEKCRNNLKV; encoded by the exons atggaCGAGCACGATTACCGGAGCGTGATTATCTACCATGCCCGAAATCGGTACTACTACACGATGCAGCGTTCGGCGCTGGAGGCGATGGCCAAGTACACGAACGAGGTGAGCTTCCGCTTCCTGAACGGGCTCGCCCTGATACTGGACGGCTTCCGGCTGCAGGAGGGCATCCGCGAGCTGAACCAGCTGCGCAGCGAGCCGGACCTCGGCATGGCGGTGACGCTCTGCCTGATGTACACGCACAAACGGTGCCACGTCGTGGACAAAGAGGAGCTGATCAGCCTGGACGGGCAGCTGAAGGAGGAGCGCAAGCGGCTCACCGCCCAGTCGGCCTACTACGCCGCCCTGTTTCTGCACCTGAGCGGCAAAACGGAGAAGGCGAAGGAGTACGCGGACAAGGCACTGCGGCTGGCGCCGAACCACGCGGACATGCTGTCGCTCAAGGGCTGGTGCGAGCTGCAGCTCGGCCGCACGACCAACCAAACGCTGGAGCTGTTCGGGCGGGCCCTCGAGCTGGGCGGCAAGCAGCTGGACGCGTACCTCGGCCAGGTGCGGTTCTACCAGCTGAACAACGATTTCGATGCGGCCACCGCGGTGCTGAACCAGGTGGCGGTCGGCTTCCCGACCATCATCATACCGCTGGTGGAGAAGATGAAGACGCACCTGGCGAACTGGCACTGGGAGCACACGGCCGAGCTGGCGAACCGCATCCTGGTGGAGAAGCCGGCCAGCCTGGAAGCGCTCACGGTCAAGATCATGGTGCTGATCGTGAAGGAGGGCAACTGTGGGGCGGGCGCCAGCGCCCTGCAGTACCTCGCCAGCTCGGTGGAGAAGATCGAGCCCGGCAACGGGGAGCTGTTCCTGCAGCTCGGCCAGCTGTACTCGGTGGTGTGCGGGCGGGACGCGGGCGTGCTTGCGGAAACGTTCAAGCTGGTCGAGCGGGCGGTCAAGCTGAAGGGCTCGAACGCGGACTACCTGACCGAGCTGGGCTACCAGGCGATCCTGCAGCGGCGGTACCGGGAGGCGGTGGCTCACTTCAAGACCGCCACCAAGGTGAACGACAGCTCGATCCGCACGCTGTGCGGGCTGACCCTCTGCCAGCTGCTCGAGAGCGGCGTGTCGGACCAGGTGAAGCAGCAGCTCGAGTTCCTGGCCGAGATACAGGGCCGCACGCCGaacccgctgctgctgtacatGACCGCGAAGCTGCACGCGGACAGCGACCCGGCCAAGGCgaccgagctgctgctggccgcctCGGAGGCGCACTTCAAAAACCTCAAAGCCGTCCCGTACGGTCCGGAGTATCTGCGGCTGTTCAATCCGGACtttctgctgcagctggtgCACGAGCTGCTGGCGCACTCGCCCGTCAAGGGCATCCTGTCGGTGGACACGCAGCACGCCACGCCGggcgagctgcagcagcatccggtgctgctgcaggcGGCCAACCTGCTCGAGTCGGTCGTGAAAGCCTGCCCGGGTCTGGTCGAGGCCGTCTATCTGCTGGCGGTGGTGCAGCGGCTCGGCGGCGAGGTGGCGCTCGCGACCGCCACGCTGAACCGCATCCTGCAGGAGCTCGATCCGGGCTACTCGCACGCGCACCTGCTGCTGGCCGAGGTGCACATCGAGCAGAAGCAGTACCAGCGGGCGGCCCAGAGCCTCGAGATTTGCCTCAGCCACAGCTTCAAGGTGCGGGAGAACCCGATGTACCATCTGCTGTACGGCATGATACagaagcaccagcagcagtacgagGACGCGCTCAAGAGCTTCACTGCGGCGATGGGACTGTGCGGCATCAGTGCGACGGTCGGCGCCGGTGGCACGCCACTGAACGCTTCCACCACTGCgaaagctgctgctggccctGACGGCCAGCAGCTCAACATAGCGGATCGGCTCACGCTCTACCTGGAGGTGATTGAGACGCAGCAAAAGCTCAACCAGCACACGGAGGCGCTgaagctgctcgagctggTGTCGGCCGAATTCGGCGGCACGTCCGAGGAGGGCCGGCTGGTGCTGGCGATGGCGGACTTTTACCTGCAGCAGGGCAACCAGACCAAGGCGATCGAGCTGCTGAAGCGCATGCAACCGAACCAGCCGTACTACGTGCAGGCGAAAACGAAGATGGCCTACATCTATCTGCACCAGCGCAAGGATCGGCTCGCGTTTTCCCAGTGCTTCCGCGAGCTGGTCGCCAACTGTCCGAGCGCGTCGAGCTACCTGATGCTGGGCGATGCGTACATGTCCATCCAGGAGCCGGACGACGCGATCAAGGCGTACCGGGAGGCGATCCGGCAGAGCCCGCACGATGCGCTGCTCGCGAGCAAGCTCGGCCGGGCGTACGTGCGCACACACCAGTACCAGAAGGCGATCGCCTACTACCAGGAGGCGATACTGCACCCGGAAAACTATCCGCTCAAGCTCGATCTGGCCGAGCTGTACCTGAAGCTGAAGCAGTACCAGAACGCCGAACAGACGCTGGCCGACGAGCTCAACAGTCGTGTCAG CGATTCGGACGAGCTGTCGGCGTTGCAGGTGCGCACCAAGCAGTATCTGCTGCTGGCCCGCATCCGCGAAAAGGCCGGCCAGCTGAATGCGTCGCTCCAGACGCTGAAGGAGGCGCGGGAAAACCAGCTGAAGGTGCAGCACCGGCTGCTGCTCGACCAGACGGCGGCCGGGCTGCCGGGCGAGCAGCACAAGATGCTGGCCCGGATCTGCGTGCTGATGGCGGAGCAGTCGCAGGCGATACGGGACAACGAGCAGATGATACAGCACTACCGGGAGGCGCTCAAGTACACGCCGAACGATACCGGCGTGCTGGCGGCCCTCGCCCGCATCTACATGCAGCTGAACCGGATGGACGAGTGTCAGGCCACGTGCGTCCAGATCGTGCAGCTCGATCCGAACAACGAGGTGGCGCTGGTGATGATGGCCGACCTGTCCTTCCGCCGGATGGACTTTGAAAATGCGGCCTACCACTTCTCGCAGCTGCTGCTCTACCAGCCCACCTACTGGACGGCGCTGGCCCGGCTGATCGAGGTGCTGCGGCGCAGCGGCACGCTGGTCGAGGCGGCCACCTTTCTGCAGCGGGCCGAGGAGGAAGCGACCCGGTCGGACGGTGAGGCGGGCCTGAGCTACTGCAAGGGGCTGTGCGAGTGGTACCGCGGCAACCCGAACAGTGCGCTGCGCCTGTTCAACTACTGCCGGCGGAACGAGGAGTGGGGCCAGCAGGCGATATACAACATGATCGAGATCTGTCTCAACCCGGACGGCGACCTGCCGACCGAAGGGTCCGTCATCGACATCGGGGCGGACGATCTCGAGATAAAGGATTCGCGCGCGATGGCACTGCGCACCGCCGAACGGCTGCTGAACGAGCTGAAGCCCCGGCCGGGCGTGCTGGACAACGAGGCGCTCAACCATCGGCTGCTGGAAAACTTTCTGCTGGTCGCGTCCCGCCACAAGCACAACGTCGAGCAGGCGCTGCAAAACTTTACCGCCATCGCGTCCCAGGACGAGTACATCGGGGCGATCTACGGCATGGCGGTGACGCACGTCATACTGAAGCAGGGCCAGCGGGCGAAGAACCAGCTCAAGCGGGTGGCGAAAAACGCGTGGACGTTCGAGGAGGCCGAGTATCTGGAGAAGTGCTGGCTGCTGCTCGCCGACCTGTACAACCAGGCGGGCAAGTACGAGCTGGCGACCGATCTGCTGAAGCGCGTGCTGCAGCACAACAAGTCGTGCATGAAGGCGTACGAGCTGTGCGGTATCGCGTTCGAGAAGGAGCAAAACTATCGGGCCGCCGCACTGTACTACGACAGCGCGTGGCGGTACTGCGGCAAGTCGAAGCCGAACGTCGGCTACAAGCTGGCGTTCAACTACATGAAGAACAAGCGGTACGCGGACGCGATCGACATCTGCCAGCAGGTGCTGAAGCTGCATCCCGAGTACCCGTCGATACGGAAAGACATTTTGGAAAAGTGCCGCAACAATCTGAAGGTGTGA
- the LOC120958403 gene encoding uncharacterized protein LOC120958403 produces MQSNSTETVIVTMDIKPKSRPWPVAPKKTIRLRIPGPRGKCFTNRLEWQERMAAKQIKPRPRRKEFRIKEQANMHNSIIQYIRDNAESDESDDDSGTLIPGNDVLNSSIASINISGSQKEIGHNSGEAINEIRDCESEPHNQHHAITTASLNPEHAIYTEPGVTGVLTQRRGKSTESVQVRHQNDGPPVPAL; encoded by the exons ATGCAGTCGAATTCGACCGAGACTG TGATCGTAACGATGGATATTAAGCCGAAAAGCCGCCCATGGCCAGTTGCGCCGAAAAAAACCATACGGCTTCGTATTCCCGGCCCTAGGGGCAAGTGTTTCACAAACCGGCTCGAATGGCAAGAGCGGATGGCAGCGAAACAAATCAAGCCAAGACCACGTCGAAAGGAGTTCCGCATCAAAGAGCAAGCGAACATGCACAACAGCATCATTCAATATATACGCGACAATGCCGAATCAGACGAAAGCGATGATGATTCTGGAACGTTGATTCCTGGTAATGATGTGTTGAATAG CAGCATAGCATCAATCAATATCAGCGGAAGCCAGAAGGAAATTGGTCACAACAGCGGTGAAGCCATCAACGAGATCCGGGACTGTGAAAGCGAACCGCACAATCAACACCATGCAATCACTACAGCATCACTCAACCCTGAACATGCCATTTACACCGAACCAGGTGTAACGGGTGTACTGACACAGCGGCGGGGCAAGTCCACGGAGTCAGTGCAGGTCCGCCACCAAAACGATGGGCCGCCTGTTCCGGCATTGTAA
- the LOC125907577 gene encoding uncharacterized protein LOC125907577 has protein sequence MCTVTPFLELFAMSTIASTETDTEAEDEEEMHYRYIHSSFASQTALECWLNELEQCFEEAKLLASALGIDRIDDKQQYEDDEQYEDDKTQYDDDERQYVVDPQPTPENKAYQQQVLGRLWALMARNNCEVDDSFDAGNTSDSNTGIEDDEMQRKDSEHQCDDNEIHYEDNYNKATEYEEVFQALSPPSAS, from the exons ATGTGTACAGTAACACCATTCCTTGAACTATTTGCGATGAG CACAATCGCATCGACAGAAACAGATACCGAAGCTGAGGATGAAGAGGAGATGCATTATAGATACATTCACAGTAGCTTCGCCTCACAAACAGCACTGGAGTGCTGGCTAAACGAACTTGAACAGTGTTTCGAGGAAGCAAAACTATTGGCCTCGGCTCTGGGCATTGACCGTATAGACGACAAACAACAGTACGAAGACGACGAACAGTATGAAGACGACAAAACCCAGTATGACGATGACGAACGGCAGTATGTAGTAGACCCCCAGCCCACACCAGAAAATAAAGCTTACCAGCAACAGGTCTTGGGCAGATTATGGGCATTGATGGCGCGCAACAACTGTGAGGTGGACGACTCTTTCGATGCAGGTAATACATCAGATTCAAACACAGGCATCGAAGACGACGAAATGCAGCGCAAAGATAGTGAACATCAGTGTGATGACAACGAAATACATTACGAAGACAACTACAACAAAGCCACCGAGTATGAAGAAGTCTTCCAGGCC CTATCCCCACCGAGTGCTAGTTAA
- the LOC120958169 gene encoding uncharacterized protein LOC120958169 produces MQSNSTETVIVTMNIKPKSRPWPVAPKKTIRLRIPGPRGKCFTNRLEWQERMAAKQIKPRPRRKEFRIKEQANMHNSIIQYIRDNAESDESDDDSGTLIPGNDVLNSSIASINISGSQKEIGHNSGEAINEIRDCESEPHNQHHAITTASLNPEHAIYTEPGVTGVLTQRRGKSTESVQVRHQNDGPPVPACLASSAEYLDEEMCTVTPFLELFAMSTIASTETDTEAEDEEEMHYRYIHSSFASQTALECWLNELEQCFEEAKLLASALGIDRIDDKQQYEDDEQYEDDETQYEDDERQYVVDPSPTPENKAYQQQVLGRLWALMARNNCEVDDSFDADNTSDSNTGIEDDEIQRKDSEHQCDDNEIHYEDNYNEATEYEEVFQAVADWKAHQKRASRTLSTIYEAQSYEEEYLNQSIDRIGDEQQYVYKSLSIHQMKAYEEQKARRLLTLLQRMDDPPNEDCGIEHSFYFNNASTSKTGNESYEQYVDDEQRDKEPQAITDGNDDQRHVSHGLCTLLARNNGSPIGDCESEDSFREINRSDDEQQYEEDPLPIEHSWYEDDPSTSLNLGSSEADMSTEQTRDSGSNLQEPSEDSFFEYEPEASKSPVCDDAEMSIQQLKYPGGILSKFVQDIPETISIAEIDSDADEIDDKYELTKTGLAKCFVDYWIDKQEHYNVEAKALEKALSVEHVTDKDYETNYSPAPGRKDDCTGAVPRQHAAPKRFVKTDPTDVVVLDVAISHGNNTPKPSFLDYCDVETPCLPKVTYGEKYKRSYKSTKAVRDSIDGKQEPKRMLNNGREILVEATDPKWKALPKHQAANNERKQPIRAKSKKNDNATKLTSNKAPYVNDWSRHGLFIVFLSLP; encoded by the exons ATGCAGTCGAATTCGACCGAGACTG TGATCGTAACGATGAATATTAAGCCGAAAAGCCGCCCATGGCCAGTTGCGCCGAAAAAAACCATACGGCTTCGTATTCCCGGCCCTAGGGGCAAGTGTTTCACAAACCGGCTCGAATGGCAAGAGCGGATGGCAGCGAAACAAATCAAGCCAAGACCACGTCGAAAGGAGTTCCGCATCAAAGAGCAAGCGAACATGCACAACAGCATCATTCAATATATACGCGACAATGCCGAATCAGACGAAAGCGATGATGATTCTGGAACGTTGATTCCTGGTAATGATGTGTTGAATAG CAGCATAGCATCAATCAATATCAGCGGAAGCCAGAAGGAAATTGGTCACAACAGCGGTGAAGCCATCAACGAGATCCGGGACTGCGAAAGCGAACCGCACAATCAACACCATGCAATCACTACAGCATCACTCAACCCTGAACATGCCATTTACACCGAACCAGGTGTAACGGGTGTACTGACACAGCGGCGGGGCAAGTCCACGGAGTCAGTGCAGGTCCGCCACCAAAACGATGGGCCGCCTGTTCCGGCATGTTTGGCATCATCTGCAGAATACCTCGACGAGGAGATGTGTACAGTAACACCATTCCTTGAACTATTTGCGATGAG CACAATCGCATCGACAGAAACAGATACCGAAGCTGAGGATGAAGAGGAGATGCATTATAGATACATTCACAGTAGCTTCGCCTCACAAACAGCACTGGAGTGCTGGCTAAACGAACTTGAACAGTGTTTCGAGGAAGCAAAACTATTGGCCTCGGCTCTGGGCATTGACCGTATAGACGACAAACAACAGTACGAAGACGACGAACAGTATGAAGACGACGAAACCCAGTATGAAGATGACGAACGGCAGTATGTAGTAGACCCCTCGCCCACACCAGAAAATAAAGCTTACCAGCAACAGGTCTTGGGCAGATTATGGGCATTGATGGCGCGCAACAACTGTGAGGTGGACGACTCTTTCGATGCAGATAATACATCAGATTCAAACACAGGCATCGAAGACGACGAAATACAGCGCAAAGATAGTGAACATCAGTGTGATGACAACGAAATACATTACGAAGACAACTACAACGAAGCCACCGAGTATGAAGAAGTCTTCCAGGCCGTAGCTGATTGGAAAGCCCACCAAAAACGGGCCTCACGTACGTTATCGACAATATACGAGGCACAATCGTATGAGGAAGAGTACCTCAATCAGAGCATTGACCGTATAGGCGACGAACAACAGTATGTATACAAATCCCTGTCGATACACCAAATGAAAGCATACGAAGAACAGAAGGCACGTAGATTATTGACACTGCTACAGCGCATGGACGATCCACCTAACGAAGACTGTGGAATTGAACACTCTTTCTATTTCAATAATGCATCAACTTCAAAAACTGGCAATGAAAGCTACGAACAGTACGTAGACGACGAACAACGTGACAAAGAACCACAGGCCATAACAGATGGGAATGATGACCAACGACATGTATCACATGGCTTATGCACACTGTTAGCGCGCAACAATGGTTCACCAATAGGCGACTGTGAAAGTGAGGACTCTTTCCGTGAAATTAATCGTTCAGACGACGAACAACAGTACGAAGAAGACCCCTTGCCCATTGAGCACTCTTGGTACGAAGATGACCCGTCCACTTCATTAAATCTGGGAAGCTCCGAAGCTGATATGTCAACCGAACAAACGAGAGATTCTGGTAGTAATTTGCA aGAACCGAGTGAGGATTCTTTCTTCGAATATGAACCAGAAGCTTCGAAATCTCCGGTATGCGATGATGCTGAGATGTCAATCCAACAACTAAAATATCCTGGTGGTATTTTGAG CAAATTCGTGCAGGATATACCCGAAACTATTTCTATCGCAGAAATTGATAGTGATGCGGACGAGATCGATGACAAATATGAATTGACTAAAACCGGGCTCGCGAAATGTTTTGTAGACTATTGGATTGACAAGCAAGAGCATTATAACGTTGAGGCAAAAGCGTTGGAAAAGGCTCTGAGCGTTGAGCATGTAACCGACAAAGACTATGAAACAAACTATTCGCCAGCACCTGGTCGCAAAGATGATTGTACTGGAGCCGTTCCACGACAGCATGCTGCGCCGAAGCGTTTTGTCAAAACTGATCCCACAGATGTTGTGGTATTGGACGTTGCAATTAGCCATGGCAATAACACTCCAAAACCTAGCTTCCTCGACTACTGTGACGTAGAGACACCGTGTCTGCCGAAGGTAACATACGGTGAAAAATACAAGCG ATCATACAAATCAACAAAAGCTGTTAGAGATTCTATCGATGGCAAGCAGGAGCCTAAGCGCATGTTGAATAATGGCCGCGAGATACTGGTCGAAGCAACTGACCCTAAGTGGAAAGCATTGCCAAAACATCAAGCCGCAAATAATGAACGGAAGCAGCCGATCAGGGCGAAGTCAAAGAAGAATGATAATGCTACCAAACTAACTTCGAACAAAGCACCATATGTTAATGATTGGTCAAGGCATGGTTTATTTATCGTTTTCCTATCTCTTCCTTAA